The bacterium BMS3Abin02 genome includes a region encoding these proteins:
- the dapE_2 gene encoding succinyl-diaminopimelate desuccinylase: MIVGVGAAAARLGRPVAVSSTVLEETIEGVALGEVLDLVEPDAVVICEPSSLQVKTAQRGRIEITLEARGVPAHAAHPERGSNPIDHMARALRILAQTDPPEDDQLGPGILVATDVVSDPFPSISLISTTVTVRFDRRTLPGEESDQVLEDLVRIVDHVAPGCFSARATSDTVVAYTGATIAPLRVMAPWRIDPEHPLVQTCLEAVTIAGAAPELGVWGFCTNGSESARRGIPTIGFGPGRESDAHIEDESVSVTEIQTAAVVYQHLALFVAREPA, from the coding sequence GAGGAGACGATCGAAGGAGTCGCTCTGGGCGAGGTGCTCGACCTGGTGGAACCGGACGCCGTGGTGATCTGCGAACCGTCGTCGCTGCAGGTGAAGACAGCGCAGCGGGGTCGTATCGAGATCACACTCGAAGCTCGTGGCGTGCCCGCCCACGCTGCCCATCCTGAACGCGGCTCGAATCCCATCGACCACATGGCTCGAGCCTTGCGCATCCTGGCGCAGACGGACCCGCCCGAAGACGATCAACTCGGCCCAGGGATCCTGGTAGCGACCGATGTGGTCAGTGACCCATTCCCATCGATTTCGCTGATTTCCACAACGGTGACGGTGCGCTTCGATCGCCGCACTCTCCCGGGCGAGGAATCGGACCAGGTGTTGGAGGATCTGGTGAGGATTGTCGATCACGTGGCACCAGGCTGCTTCTCGGCGCGAGCGACCTCCGACACAGTCGTCGCCTACACAGGGGCAACCATCGCTCCTCTACGAGTCATGGCGCCGTGGCGAATCGATCCTGAGCATCCACTCGTGCAGACGTGCCTGGAGGCAGTGACGATCGCGGGTGCCGCGCCCGAGCTGGGCGTGTGGGGTTTCTGCACCAACGGTTCCGAGTCTGCCAGGCGAGGGATTCCGACCATCGGCTTCGGTCCAGGCCGCGAGTCGGACGCTCACATCGAAGACGAGTCGGTGTCGGTGACCGAGATCCAAACCGCAGCCGTCGTCTACCAGCACCTGGCTCTGTTCGTGGCCAGAGAACCGGCATGA
- a CDS encoding translin family protein, protein MKPSLDPVEAAARAEFDAKFAAREKGLTVSRQMIRTSANAIRAFHRGELERCEELMDQAGVLLREAVKLLEDHPDVLFTGFVADAAKEYAEARLTYALGLELALPTPDDLGVWVGPYLHGLGEAVGELRRRLLDLLRSGELERAEGTLGAMDAVVDLLASLDYPDGMTRGLRRTTDVARALVERSRSDLTTTIVQERLRRDLLDRL, encoded by the coding sequence ATGAAGCCAAGTCTCGATCCTGTCGAAGCCGCTGCCCGTGCCGAGTTCGATGCCAAGTTCGCTGCGCGTGAGAAAGGCCTCACCGTGTCCCGCCAGATGATTCGCACTTCGGCGAATGCAATCCGCGCGTTCCATCGGGGAGAACTGGAGCGCTGCGAGGAGCTGATGGACCAGGCAGGCGTTCTGCTGCGGGAGGCCGTGAAACTGCTCGAGGACCATCCGGACGTGCTGTTCACCGGTTTCGTCGCCGACGCCGCGAAGGAGTATGCGGAGGCGCGCTTGACATACGCCCTGGGTCTCGAACTGGCGCTGCCGACGCCGGACGACCTGGGCGTGTGGGTGGGGCCGTATCTGCACGGCCTCGGTGAGGCGGTCGGCGAGCTGCGGAGGCGTCTGCTCGATCTCCTGCGGTCAGGCGAACTCGAACGAGCCGAGGGGACGCTCGGCGCGATGGATGCCGTCGTCGATCTCCTCGCAAGCCTCGATTATCCCGACGGGATGACGCGTGGGCTCCGGCGCACGACAGATGTGGCGCGGGCACTGGTCGAGCGCAGCCGCTCCGACCTGACGACCACGATCGTGCAGGAGCGGTTGCGAAGGGATCTCTTGGATCGGCTCTGA
- the mog gene encoding molybdopterin adenylyltransferase: MATLRALVLTVSDRVSRGEAEDRSGPAAAERLETLGIATELRVVSDGVSSVRDALEEAVEEGFDLVVTTGGTGFSPRDLTPEATSSVVERSAPGIAEAIRSSTFGINPYGMLSRGVAGITGSTLIVNLPGSVGGVTESLDVIAPALGHAIALLRDETAGH; this comes from the coding sequence GTGGCGACGTTGAGGGCTCTCGTCCTCACCGTGAGCGATCGGGTCAGCCGTGGCGAGGCCGAGGACCGTTCCGGTCCGGCAGCGGCGGAGCGTCTCGAGACGCTCGGCATCGCGACCGAGCTTCGTGTGGTCTCCGATGGCGTCTCCTCCGTGCGGGATGCTCTCGAGGAGGCCGTCGAGGAGGGGTTCGACCTCGTCGTCACCACAGGTGGCACGGGGTTCTCGCCGAGAGATCTGACACCGGAGGCCACGAGCAGCGTCGTCGAACGGTCTGCGCCGGGAATCGCCGAAGCGATTCGTTCGTCGACGTTCGGCATCAATCCGTACGGGATGCTGTCCAGGGGTGTCGCCGGAATCACCGGATCGACCCTCATCGTCAACCTGCCGGGATCTGTCGGCGGAGTGACGGAATCGCTCGATGTGATCGCTCCGGCACTCGGTCATGCGATCGCGCTGTTGCGCGACGAAACCGCCGGACACTGA
- the moaC2 gene encoding cyclic pyranopterin monophosphate synthase accessory protein 2 — MVEEFTHLDEQGHVHMVDVGDKPVTDRVAVAEAIVHMTSETSRKFFGGELPKGDAPATVRLAGIMAAKRTADLIPLCHPLSLTSVSVEVYERDDGARVEARVQTRDRTGVEMEAMTAVSVAALTLYDMVKGVERGVEITGVRLLSKSGGRSGEWRR; from the coding sequence ATGGTTGAAGAGTTCACACACCTCGACGAGCAGGGACACGTGCATATGGTCGACGTCGGTGACAAGCCGGTTACCGACCGCGTGGCCGTGGCCGAGGCGATCGTGCACATGACGTCCGAAACGAGTCGCAAGTTCTTCGGAGGGGAGCTGCCGAAGGGTGACGCGCCGGCGACCGTACGCCTGGCCGGCATCATGGCTGCCAAACGCACCGCCGATCTCATCCCGCTGTGCCATCCGTTGTCACTGACGTCGGTCTCCGTGGAGGTGTACGAACGCGACGACGGTGCTCGTGTCGAGGCCAGGGTGCAGACGCGTGATCGAACCGGCGTGGAGATGGAGGCGATGACCGCAGTGTCCGTCGCGGCGCTCACGCTCTACGACATGGTCAAAGGTGTCGAGCGGGGTGTCGAGATCACAGGAGTCCGGCTGCTGTCGAAATCGGGAGGACGCTCCGGAGAGTGGCGACGTTGA
- the moeA gene encoding molybdopterin molybdenumtransferase: protein MKPRREAQREVLTAVGRIDSVRVPLAEARGLVLAEPVDAPHDVPPFPNSAMDGYAIRAADLEGIPVELRVIEDVPAGSVPTHTVEPGAAIKIMTGAPMPAGADTVVEVEVTEPGDRSVMVLASRAPGSNVRPAGGDMEAGARVFEAGERLTPAHLGVLASIGVIEPLVRRRPVAAVLSTGDELLPPEVVAPTPGKIRDANRTALIALLADLGVGAIDFGIVGDDAVALRATLEEAAGTADAVITSGGVSMGEYDLVKAVLADLGTVAFWKVAQQPGKPFAFGQIEGTPLFGLPGNPVSVIVSFEQFVRPALLHMMGATALFRPQILGRITTAVSTNPARDVFLRVCTRIEGDGLLADLAGGQSSNVLSAMAHADAFALVPVGVGDLEAGDTVTLEMFRWPEIRTMEVLDG from the coding sequence GTGAAACCACGCCGGGAAGCCCAGCGCGAAGTTCTGACGGCAGTGGGCCGGATCGACTCGGTGCGGGTCCCGCTGGCAGAGGCAAGAGGCCTCGTTCTTGCAGAACCGGTCGACGCGCCACACGACGTTCCCCCGTTTCCGAACTCTGCGATGGACGGATACGCGATCCGAGCGGCGGACCTCGAGGGGATCCCCGTGGAGCTTCGTGTGATCGAGGATGTGCCTGCGGGCAGCGTGCCCACCCACACGGTCGAACCGGGCGCCGCGATCAAGATCATGACCGGCGCCCCGATGCCGGCCGGTGCAGATACCGTCGTGGAGGTCGAGGTGACCGAACCCGGAGACCGGTCGGTCATGGTTCTGGCATCCCGCGCGCCTGGGTCCAACGTTCGGCCTGCGGGCGGCGACATGGAGGCGGGGGCACGCGTTTTCGAGGCGGGAGAACGGCTGACCCCGGCACACCTTGGGGTGCTCGCGTCGATTGGCGTGATCGAACCACTCGTGAGGAGGCGTCCGGTCGCCGCAGTGCTGTCGACGGGAGACGAACTGCTGCCGCCAGAAGTGGTGGCGCCGACGCCCGGGAAGATCCGGGACGCGAACCGGACGGCGTTGATCGCGTTGCTGGCCGACCTCGGCGTCGGCGCCATCGATTTCGGGATCGTCGGCGACGATGCGGTGGCGCTGCGGGCGACGCTGGAAGAAGCAGCAGGGACGGCGGACGCCGTCATTACGTCAGGCGGGGTCTCGATGGGCGAGTACGACCTCGTCAAGGCCGTCCTCGCCGACCTTGGCACCGTTGCGTTCTGGAAGGTCGCGCAGCAACCCGGCAAGCCGTTTGCGTTCGGACAGATCGAAGGGACGCCGCTGTTCGGTCTGCCCGGCAATCCGGTGTCGGTCATCGTGTCGTTCGAGCAGTTCGTCCGGCCTGCCCTGCTCCACATGATGGGGGCCACGGCGCTGTTCCGGCCACAGATACTCGGACGGATCACCACGGCCGTGTCGACGAACCCGGCCAGAGACGTCTTTCTGCGGGTATGCACGAGAATCGAAGGTGATGGGCTGCTCGCCGATCTCGCCGGTGGTCAGTCGTCGAACGTCCTGTCGGCAATGGCGCACGCCGACGCGTTTGCCCTGGTTCCTGTCGGCGTCGGCGATCTCGAAGCCGGTGACACGGTAACGCTGGAGATGTTCAGGTGGCCGGAGATCCGCACGATGGAGGTCCTCGATGGTTGA
- the gtaB gene encoding UTP--glucose-1-phosphate uridylyltransferase, producing the protein MTIEVAVIPAAGRGTRLRPATRVVPKALVPIVDRPAIQYGVEEAARAGATEAIIVVDPGVGSLVHKHFADEGPLPGLEHMKITPVTQPVPLGLGHAVLTAREAVAGRTFFCMLADNISRIDVLDQMAAQFDGTSMVSLRHLTDDFLARYGVIVPGAWRSETVVEVRGAVEKPGVERAPSRLGLVGRYIFTPEVFETLDGLAPGFGGEIQLTDAIDALGRRGRCDGFVSPDDLLDVGNPAGLLEASTVLGLAHAELGEGYRRFLKGLL; encoded by the coding sequence GTGACGATCGAGGTCGCGGTCATTCCCGCTGCGGGAAGGGGAACTCGTCTACGTCCCGCGACGCGGGTCGTTCCGAAGGCCCTCGTTCCGATCGTCGACCGCCCGGCCATACAGTATGGCGTCGAGGAGGCCGCCAGGGCGGGCGCCACCGAGGCGATCATCGTCGTCGATCCGGGAGTGGGCTCGCTCGTCCACAAGCATTTTGCCGACGAGGGGCCGCTCCCGGGGTTGGAGCACATGAAGATCACGCCGGTGACTCAACCGGTGCCACTCGGTCTGGGTCATGCCGTCCTGACCGCTCGAGAAGCGGTGGCAGGCCGGACGTTCTTCTGCATGCTCGCCGACAACATCTCCCGCATCGACGTTCTCGATCAGATGGCCGCACAGTTCGACGGGACGTCGATGGTCTCCCTGCGGCACCTCACCGACGACTTCCTTGCCCGCTACGGGGTGATCGTTCCGGGTGCTTGGCGATCGGAGACGGTCGTCGAGGTGCGCGGCGCCGTCGAGAAGCCGGGTGTCGAACGAGCTCCGTCGCGCCTCGGACTGGTCGGTCGTTACATCTTCACACCGGAGGTCTTCGAGACCCTCGACGGTCTTGCTCCGGGGTTTGGGGGTGAGATTCAGCTCACCGATGCGATCGATGCCCTCGGCCGGCGAGGACGCTGCGACGGGTTCGTCTCGCCGGACGACCTGCTGGATGTGGGAAACCCGGCCGGACTGCTGGAAGCGTCGACGGTCCTCGGCCTGGCCCACGCCGAACTGGGCGAAGGCTATCGACGGTTCCTGAAGGGGCTGCTGTGA